The stretch of DNA CTATCTTTATCTCCAGTGAATCACTGCCTTCCCTTGTTGTTTGACAAGCCACAAAGCCTCTCTGTGCCTCTGCTTCCTCTTCTATGAAGCGGGAATAAAACAGCTTCTACCCACCTCTTTGACACGTTATTGACAGGGTCATGCCTCCACAAATGCTGGACAGTGTCAAGCAGAAGGGTTATGAAATGAGGGTACGGCTCCTGTTCTGTCTTGCAGATCAATAAATTAAAGGAACCTCATCATGTCTGTTTGGCAGTGTTCATTTTTATGTAACATTATGGAAGTTGTATAACATACGGAAGATGGcacagatttttgttgttttgcattcTGTGAATTTATCTCAAGTCCCAGAGAAAACCTGCAGTCTGAAACATTTGTTACAGGtggaaaacagaaagacagaacagTGCCTGTCTTTCTGTCTTCCAATTTGGAAAGCTTGCACTATGGAATAATCTTGTCATGAGGTTATGAAGCTACAAAAACTATTTTAGGATTAAGCATGGGCCCTACCAACGCAGCCCACGGAACCAGCCCTCACTGCATCGGTATAGGTTATGAttttctgccaaaaagaaaaaacaggcaaaCAGCTTAGAAGCTAAACCTGCTTTAACAAGAGGGGTTCATATCTTTCCTGATGAGGCTGGTCCTGGATCTCCTTTGTGCTACACTAACTGTAAAACACATATACACTTATACAGCATTTCCCATTGCCAGTGCACAGatgaaaacatctgcaaaataTGATGGACGCAAGGAGAGAGTCAAGGCCCCTGGAACGAGATGCATCACCACATTCTTTCTGCAACCCCTTTCAACAGGGGGATCAGGACAAGGCTAGACCCACAGCATCATTGTTACCCCTGCCTTTAAGAAGCCCTGTGCTTTCTGCTCCCTTTACCTGTGGGGAAGGATAGATTCCAGGGTCCCTAGCTGTCCTTCTCTAAGGATGAAGCTTTCAACCTCTAAATCTGACTGCTGAATGAGTCTTCCTGAACTGGCCTCAATACAGCCACCTTGAGGGACTCTGCTCAAGGGAGCTCTGATACCTGCTGAAATAAATGCTTGTATTAAAGACAATTACAGATAACATGACCCCAACCTCTGACCCAGCTATTCCTCCGCTCCTTGCTCCACGTTCCCCAGAGGCTGGGTGAATGGCAGTCACAGCACTTTCTGTTCCGTAGACCTATGGCAGAAGCAGGTGGACATCACTTACGTATCCTATCAAGGCTGTTCTGAAGAACAGGGAGATGGCAGGAATGTCAAACAAGACTGGAGACTggacaggaaggaaagaagagagggagagagaaagaatatcagaaaggaaaaggagaatgtGTTGCCAAAGATGACCACCACATCACAGTTAAGAAGTTCTCAACCTCTGCTCAGGCAATCTCTTAAGAAGGACCATCATTTAAAAACCCAGAAGTTTGCAAACTGACAGGGTGAGAAGACAACACCTGAAGGGATTCTTCCAATGGAAATGCCAAAAGGAATCCACCTTGCCGGAAAAGTACTATCTTATGGAAACAGTTACAGTTTAAACAAAAGAGTAGGTAACAATGTCTGTTTTAACACCTTAAACTAACAGGTTTTCTCACCGAGCTACTATGGGAACAGAACTCCAGAGCTCAAGATAAGCCCTGCTCCCATTTGTCATGACATCGTAAAGCTGTGTAAGTGAGCAAGTGTTTACACCAAAGAGAAGAGAAGCTTGAAAACTCTTAAGGTCAACAATCTAGGTGCAGTTTTACTAACCTTCTATACTTGAGGTCCACACGGAGCCAGAGACTCCTCTGGTGCTGCAAGGGGGCTGCCACGTGGGCAGCCATTCATCTGGGAAGGTAAAGCACCCGCAAGAGCACAGGACAAAGTTATCCAGCTGGGAGCTGGCATCAGTACTGCCTGCTGCTTCTCTGGGCTGCAGGACAGCGGCGTTGAAGCAGGTTCCTGGTTCCAGCACAGCCTCAGTGCAAAAAGCTACAGGTTGTTCCATGTTGTGAGTGGTCAACAAAGGCTTGCTTGTCCTCGCTTCATACAGCGCACTGCTCTGCATAAAGCTGTAATGATGGAGAAAATGAATCAGCCAGACATACTGTTTTGCAAAGAGGGTGAACCCCCCAGCTAAACCTTTGAATCCTGCCCTTGACAGCTGGGAGATTAACTGCTGGGTGCTCTGCCTGCCTGATGCTGGGCATGGACCATTCCCATCGACAGACTCAAGACTCCTAAGTGATGtcccctgggaactactgacatGAAAGTCAGTTCCATTAACAAGTTTAAAGGTTGCTTCACCTCTGAACTGTCCCTGTAAAGGCTTTTTCATACATCACCTGGATTCCAGCATCTTTAAATATGTTCCTTGAGGAGGCTTATCCAGATCTGCAGCTGACTGCTCCCACCCTGGCTCACAGGGCATGAGGGTTATCTCCATTTGCTCAGAGACGGTGCCTACACAAGATCCATCTGAAAGGTGCAGGCCGGGCAGGTGAAGGAACACTAATAGTTACTCCAAAAAGCAATGAAACAAGTCTAATTTGCCAAATGCAGCAAGACCCTCTTATTCCCTGTGACTGAAGTTTGGTCAAGATTCTGTGAAGGGGTATGGAAATACTGGGTTTTACTGGAGTACTGCCCTGATCCCAGAATCTGAGAGCTAAAAACCTGCTGCCTCCCATGTATTTGCTTTCACTTGGTACCCCTTCCCAGATGGGCATCTCTTTTCACCTGTCCTTACACAGGCCTTAATGTTTGCTCCTTTTACAGAGTGACAGCCTCTAGCCAAACAACGAGGTGCTCCACCGAAGTAGAGTCCTCCAATGTCCATTTGATCCATCAGCATATAGATGCTGTTGTGGTGAAGGAATATCCTTCCCTTCCTGAGcgaatttaaaattgtttttcagctttctggACCACATTCTAAGTCCATTAGGAAGAGACGAACCTGCAGTTTGTGGAGTGTAGGATCCTTTATCCTGCTGCTCCTTTGCGTGGCATGTCAAAGCCCTCTCAGGACACAAGTTGTTGAGCTTTTCCTTACGAGGGAGGCAGGATTTTTGTCGTCGTCGATAATTTGCAAACCAATTATAGACCTGAGTTGGCTGCAGGTTCATATCCCGAGCCAATCCCTCCTGCAAACCCAGGTGTAGGGAGagatcaaggggaaaaaaaataaaccgcATCCAAATAATCAGGCTTTCCCCTTCAATTccaaaagcagcccagcagaagaGCTTTCAAACCCAGAGATATTTATTCACTAGGTCTCCGATAAATTTATGTGGATCCCATTGAGGAGACCGATTTGTAAACTTAAAAGAGTTGCTGGAAGACACAcatcccaccctgctcccctagTCAATTTGTTTGCTAAGGGAAGCCATATACTGCTATTTTAGATTGCCGTATTTAAACGTAAAACCTCACCAAAACACGCTCTTCCCCCAGAACGACAGCTCCACATCACTAACGTGACACTAATAGGAAAAACACTAATGTATTTACTGCATTAAATAGTTTTCACAAACTGTGAGCAGTATAAACATCTGTATCACATTCAGAGAAAAAATTCTGTTGTATTAAACTGTTAAATAATGAGATCACGTAAGTGAAGAACGTACTGGAAAATTAATGTGTAAGTGACCATATCCTGACCTTTTAGGGCTTAATCATGCAACTTCATTATGCTCCCAATTCagactgttggtttttttaaacaaaaatttgcAAGTTGTTGCTGCTTTGTGAAAAGGATAGGAAATAACCCATCTTCACATCGCAGAGCTAATCACCAGCCCATCCTGCCTCATATGGGAAGGGTGTTGGAAAAATTGAGCAGCAGCGAGGCAGACTTTAAAATCTGAAGCCTTCACCTTGCAACAAGGATTACTGAATTAATTCACATCACTTTCATTACGAATGTGTGCCTGTCCCAATAAGGTAGATACATGCGTACATCAAGACAGGCTATcatgttttaaaattctgtgaaTTTAACGTGATAAATCAGTACAAAGTATATTTTGGTAAGCAAAGTGCAATTTTATATAGGCTATAATGCAGTCAAGTCAGAACTATTTATCAGTGTAATATAGCTCTTCCGAGTGAGGGTTGTTTCACTGCCTATGCTCAATCACTACAAAATTAGAACTGTTAAAAACCCAGTGAGGAAATTATTTCCCCTGATCTTTTTGTCCAAAGCAAGTGAAATTTCTTAACATGAacttgatgatttttttaaagaaacctttaGGGAAAGATCAAATTTTGGGAATCCTACACCCACTGTGGcttctgaaaacaagaatttaGAATGAAACCAGTTATAGACCCCTGATCACAGAGTTCTACTTTTACGTGACAAGGAGATTTGATTAGAAGTAGTGTAATCCCTACCCGCTGTTTCTTGTTTGGATTTGTTGTCACCTCTGCAGCAAACCTGTGCAGTTGCTGGCGTACTTCCTCTGAATAGTTTCGATTCTTCAGACCTTCAGGACAAAGGGAAATAGGTGGGGGATTCCTGTACGCAGgagaaaacaggattaaaaaggACTCAAAAAAGAGTCATTCCCATTCATGGGAATTTTCTCACAGTGCCACCAGTGGTCAAAACACCAAGAAAGACTTAATCTCTGAGAAGCAGCCATCTTGAGATGCAAGACGAGCCTCTGCATCTCTATCCCCTGCATCTGCTAactacagcagagaaaaaaaattttggtTCCCCCATGCCGCCGTACCTCTTCCTGCAACGGAATTTCTGCAGTGGTGTCAGAAAATCCGTGTGGTGTTTCTCCATAACCCTCCGGTAGTGAATCTCATGCCAAAGTTgcaccagctcctccttctcttctgccTTGCAACACTAAAACAAAATAGTATGTAAGCAAACCCTTCCCAGGTAGTCAGGCTTCTTATAAAGGGGAAAACCCTCAACAACTAGAAACTTACTCAGAGATTCCTATGGTTTGACAAAGCCGGTAGCATTACCAAGCATATGGCTCACCGTGCCTTCTCTAATGCACACCGGGAGCTGCCTGCCtaattcctccttttcccctggtGAAAAGGGCTATGTTACCAGATCTAGAGGACAAAATCCCTCACCCTGAGTGGTGCCATCCAGCCTTTCTCATATCTTCCCATCCTGCCAAGACCTCTAGACCTGGCCTCCCCAAGGCCTTTATGTCCTGAGTCGTAAGTTTGTGGAAAGACTCTGAGAACCACCACACTAGAGAACAAAAATCCTGCTTTCACAAACTACAACCAACCCCATAATCACCCAGTTACCTTCTTCCTCTTGGCTGATTAATAGTAACTGCCTGTAGCAGAGGCTTTGTCCTGTGTTTCAGGGTCAACTGATGCACACAGATCACCTTCTGCTGCCGTACGCCAGCTGGAAATGCTCCACGTGCTGCAGTTTGGGTACCTCTGCACTAACGGCTCTACTGTTTTTCCTAATACTGAAGAAACAAAGAACACATCCCTACCTCCAGGAGTCTGCAGGCTGCGTCGTGCTGCCCATTATGGATGTGAACGAACACGCAAGCTCGGACAATGTGGACGTTAGTGAGAAAATACATCTTGTGTTTGCATCCCATCACGGCCCCAACAAGCTTCTCCAGACTAGAAGAGCCCTGGAGGTCCTGGCAAAGCTGTcccgccagctccagcagcttggTTGGCGGGGGATCCttgtttttattcctgtttaACATGGCCATGAACCGCTTCATCCTCATCTCCTGTTGGAAGCCTTTTCTATGCAATGCACAAAGTTGTGGTTAGATAAAAACTGTTATCTCCTATTTTTAGCTTCCCCggtaagcttatttttttttttttttaaagaaattcactGCGCTGTTAAAAGCAGCTTGAGAACCTCAAAACACAATAAAACTAGCCCTAAAGCAGTCCTGAAAGGCTAAAACCACCCCAGGCTTGCAATTGAGAAAACAGAGCTCAGAACCACGCATTAAGGCTTGCCCCAACAGCGGGGGGGCCGCCGCGGGGAGCAGCGCACCGCGCTAGTCCCGCCGTGGCTGCGGCCACCGCACACGCGTGCGCCCCCGCGCCCTCCGCTCCCAGTCACGCCAGTGCCCCCGCCCCCAGATCACAACATGGAGCTTTACAGCCACGGCTTACAGGTTAAAACAACCAGAACATTAAGCCCAGGTGAAATTAATgagttttttttctctaaaacgGCGTGGGACAGACCAGGGGCTGCCAGCAGCTACAGCAAAGTGTAGCTCAAATGACCCTCGGGGCTCTTTTTGGACCGTTTTCCTGGGGAAAGGGGTCCGCCGCGATccacccccctcccgccccgtccccggCGGGTCCCCTCGGGGACACCCCACCCCCTGGCCGGGACAAAAGGGTGGAAAAGCTGTAAAATACCTGCGAGGTCGAGGAGCAGCGACAGGGACACCCCGGcagccccgtcccctgcccgAGGCAGCGTGAAACGCAGGACGGGGCGCCTGagcccgccccggcaccggccgCCCCCCGGTACTTGTCCCCCgggggagggcggcagggccCCGGTACGGCCgggggagggcggcagggccttccccctccctccgcaGCGCAGGGAGAACGCGCGTAGGGCTGCGCGGGGGCGGCTCTGCCCCGCACGGCCGCAGGCCCAGTCCCGCAGCGGCCGAAACCTCACCCGTGTCCGCAGCCTCCTGCGGGGGAAGGGGGAAcgagggggggcgggggaggaggttCGCGGCTCTAGAAGCGATGCGGGTCGGCAGGTGCGGAGCCGCCAGCGGCCCCCAGGTGAGGGGCTGTCCCTGCtctccgcccccgccccgctgACACGGCTTCCACAGAGCAACTGCTGCTTGCAGAGCAAAGTCGCATGGAACAGGCGGCAGCAAGTTGCTTTCGTAGtagagagtattttttttaaagatgttagTGGAGATACGCACCGATAATCCTGACACACTTAGGCGAACTGAGCGAAGAGGGACGCAGCTCAAACCCAGCCCCCCTAGGTGGGCCCTGGCTAACAACAGCCAAGCTGTCCACACTCGGCGTAGGGTGTAAAACTCAAGCTGCTGTGATTTTCCTTGAATCGGGTCTGAACACCACGGCAAATGCGTCAGCCCTCCACTGACTTCAATTTAGCAAGGACAGATAGCAACAGTGACAGTCTCGCAGCAGGAGTCAGCCGCCCTCCCTCCCATGCACAGCCCCACCACATGCAGGGCCTCAACCCACCCTGAACCCACTCTTAAATACCCAGCTCACACCAAGTCCACGTGCCATACGCGAACTTTCTCTGCAAAGACAAAGACTAAATACTTGAGTGCAGGCATTTTTGCTTTGCTGCATGCAGACATAGCCTAAAAATCTGCTCATAATCCCCCTTGTTCCTCCAACCAGCGGCATCTTGTGTTCGGTTGCCCTTGATTTCTCCTTCAGCTTGGATGCTGGCCCCGCAGGATGGTAACTGGCTTCTTGCTCCTACTGTATGACACTGTTCTAGAAccagagctggagacagaaaGTCCTGGATGCTTAAAGGACAAAGCCCCACCACTGAACTTTGAGTATTTCATTATCATGCTAGACATAAGAAGCGGTATTTCCTTTTGGCAATTACTCTCCTTTACTCCCCAATTCTGTATTGCTGTCTGGAGTTACAACAGAACATCAGGTCTCTTAATTTGCTGCATTTTTACTTATTTAcatgtatgaaatttaacaagtgtCTCACATTTTATCTTACATATTCACACAACCAGGTACACCTCAAAAGGAAAGAGGCAGGCTGCCGTCAGGCACATCAGATGCAAATGGCACTGGTCATTTCCAGTGACAGTAAGCTGCTGCCATCGCACTGTGCTGAATCTAACCGCCCTTGAAAACTATTCGCGCACTCCCTCCTTTACCTCTGCTCTAACTGAAGTTTTGGCAATCAAGGACTGCAGATACTAGAAACCATGCTGAGGTCAGGTGACAGATATTGGCAAGCCAAAGAGCTCAGATTCTTTTTCCAAGGGCTTAATCAAATTTTGTTGAATATCAACAGCAACATTGGTCAGGTCCCCCTGGAGCCTCAAGATGAATCCAACAGAGGCTCTTTTCCAGTCATCCTTCACCTCTAGTTTCTTGCCCCAGGGTAAAACTTCTAGCTGTCTCCCTCAGAGACACAACCCTATCTCACGGAGCACTAGCATGCATCTTATCTAGACAGTCACTCCAGAACAAGACAAGCCGGCTATCTTTGTTCCAACAGAAGTCTGTAAAGTCTTTCAGCAACCGATCAGCAAACTTCTCATCCCCAGTGGCACTGGACCGCCACGTTTTCGTCAGCATGGTGTTGTAGGCCCAGTTGTACCCAATGCGCTCTTCACAAAACATGTTCTGGTTGGTGGAGCTGGTGGAGTTGCGCCGGCGTCGCTGCTGCCCACAAGAAAATTTCCGTTTGGAATATGGTAGCTGCAAAAACACTGTCCCTGGAGGAAACAGACAGGACTTTAGCCTTAGGCAGACCTAAGTCCCTACGACTGGCAGCTCACTCATTAAATTCTGAAAAGGAAACTGGACTGAGTTGCATTTAATTGCCTTTTAGCAAGATAAAATGGGATACACTTTTCCTCCTTCGCTTTTACAAGCAAATAACAACACTGGGAGAGAGCACACTCTGTCTCGCCTTTCTCTTGGTAGAAGGGAATAAAACAACGACATAGGCTCTGAGCCATCTTTCTAACTCCACATCAGTTTCCATTCGCTTCTGCAATTTTCCAAATGCTTTCTTCCTGTCACTGTCTTCACATCTCAGCAATCCCTCTGAACTGTAATATGCCATGCATGGAGCTTAGAAGTGCTGATAGATCACaaacatttatgaaaaataataatgagagcAAGCGTATCCTAAATGCTTTATCTCCCACACAGCGTGTATGGGTAGAGATGCATCTACAACTGACCTCAAGCAAGAGAATGAAGCACTGACTTGTCCCAacacttttccttccttctagCTTCTAGATACACATTTATTTACACTGCATTTGGAATAAGATCTgccttattttactttatttctccATCTCCTGGAAAGAAAAGTTTCAGAGACACAATAAAGCAAGATTTCAAACCAATGCCATTGATTAGCAGcaatgctttctgcttttcctacTGCCTCTACGGTTTTCTGCTTTGTGTTGGCTGATACAGCTACTTGTCATCTGATTAAGGGACATAATGAGGACCGACATCACTGACACAAAACACACACTGCATgtaaaacagtttttttttttttttataagagccacctccttgccccagtgcctgCCAAATACTGCTCACCTGTGACATGGATATACTGGGGCTTGTTCTCAGCTGGGAAGTTGAATGCAGAGGCTGAGTATTTATCTTGCACAAATCCaaatctggaaaaacaaacaccaggggaattaaaaaaaaaaaaaaaaaaaaaaaaaaaaaacaaaaaaccagaaccaACCAAAAAACAGAAGAGCCACTCCAGCCAGGACTTCTTCAGCCCAAGGCAGGGGCACCAGGGAAAACCCTGCATAACACAAAGGCTCCCTTTTCTTACGGCCCGAAGgcaagggggaaagggatgaagaGAGCCGAGCTTCTCCAAATATCCTCCGCCCCTGCCAGGCAGAGTGTGAAAGCTTGTAACTCCACACTGCTCTGTCCTAACTCATACCGGAAACAAGAGCGCCAGCAGCTCAGTTTGGGAGGGCACTGGGCAGTCTCTGCTAAAACGGGGCAGCTGCACATGAACGAGGGAAGAGCAATAGTCAAGACAGACATTCCTTGGGAATGTCTCAAGCtataacacctttttttttttcatgctgggCAATATTCCACACAGAACTTAAGCAGCTCACCTGACAGTTCTTTGCTGTTTGGAGAATACTTGTGCCTCTTCTGCTTTCTAAGCTAATGAAAGCTTATTTCCATGCTAAAGTCCATTACAAAAAGCAGTCTCTCTATCATGAAAAAGACTTTGGCAGCAACACCATGAAACAAACTGGCAGCTCAAGCAGACAAATGGGTAAGGCTAGATAGTATTCAAAGTTTCCAACAATTCCTTCTTAAACTGGGCCCAACCTCCTACGTACAGCGCACAACCCAGTCCCCTGCCTACTGTCAACCATTGGTCGTCATCCAGTTCAAGACTGCGTTAAGTACACGTGAACTGTCCCTTCTCAGAAAGAAATCCATTCACGGTCTATCCGCTTCTAACTTGGAATAACAGGGCGCCTTCCAAAGGCAATGCCCTTGCTGGGAATATAGTCTGTCACTCATTAGCAAACCATCTACCTGCCCCTTGCGCCCACCGAACCACCTCCAGACATTCTAGTTGTATTTTAGTTTAATAATCCACAAGCAGACTTCAAGGAGGCAGGACGGGACAGAACCCACACGACTCAGGAGTGACTGTTCAGCACAGGTCTTCATCCCACACTATCCAGGAAGACATGAACCTTCCAGCCATTCCAATCTGTACGTACCTGTATGCTATTGCTTCCTGGAGGAGATGCATACGGTCCCAGTATGTTTCTGGTTCAAagcctgaaacaaacaaaaaggtaacaATTACCTAGTAAAGCcacttaatttccttctttttcaagACTTCAGTTTTCCTCAGAAGACCTCTGTGCACTTTGTTTTTCCTAGTCATTTCTTTCAGTCACACTTTTTTCTGTCAGCTGTCCCTTGAATGCCATCTTATTAGAGATATGTCTTGTACACTCCAGTAGCAGATTCATTCCTGAATTTAGCTTTTGTGTCTCTCGAGATGGAGACGAACGTAATGGGGAGTGTGGGAGGGGGCAAGGAAGAAGAGTGGGCTGCTGTGTACCACCACAGAGCGCTCTGAAAATACTTAGTTCAAAGTCAGCGGGGCTACAGTGACCTCAGAGCATATGGATTTGTCACTAATCATTTTACATTTATACCTGGACACTGGGTCAAGGgttaatgaaaataaagaaaattatcatctttgctattttaaaacagagCCTTTTGCTACTTGTCCCTTCTCACAACGCAATCTTGCCTCTCTCTGCAAGGGGACAGAGTTCTCTGATCTTTCAGCTTCCACAACAGTATCTCTCAAAAGGGCGAGGTCACTTCACAGAAGAGGAGATTGCAGTTTCTAGCTCTTAATCTCATGCGCAAACACTCTTACCGTGAATGTAACCAtggcaacaaaaaaaagaggatggCAGTCGTGAAAGCCTAATCTCACCAAGGAGAATAAACAAATGCAGGATACAAATGCAGAGCAGCTATGGGCAGGGTCCACCAGcacaacagactctcacagtaGAGCATCACCTCACAGTAACCGCTTGATATGGGGTCTGTAACGGTATGCAACATTATGGCAAAAAAAGATCACTTGGGAGACAACCTTTCCCTTGCCTTGGCACTTCTTGCTGCCAACTTCATACACTGTTGCCTGCTGATTAGCCGCCAGCACGGCTTCCTCCCAGCACCACCTTCCTGAAGGCAGctgctgaaatgtaaaaaaagacCCTTCATCCAGCTAATGCATGTCTGGTAAATGAGGTTCTTCATACCAGAAGGGACCCATTTGCAAAAAAGCATACCAAGGGGTAAAACAAAGAACATTTCTTACCATCAAACAAATGCTCACTACCCTCCTTCAACAAGCAGCTAACATTGAGTGGGATGAACAACTGAGCTCGAAGTGGGTCTCCGTATAAGTAACTGGGCAACGCAAACGGGCCTTCCAAGACTGGAACTAGCAAGAAACCACAGGACGTGGCTTTCCGATGCCAACCCTGAACCTGAGAAAAGATTCAGACAATGAATCATACCACATATGTCACGCTGAAGAAGGGCACTTATGTGCATAGGAGCAACTCATTCCCCGAGAATAGATCAGACGCTCAATTCTCCACGGGCTCAGCTTGCTTTGCATGGCAAGCACATAAGCCTCCTTGTAAGCAAAGCAGTACAAGCACAAGACACCaggctttccttttttaagtgCCACATCAATcagaaagcactttaaaataGGACATTTTTCAGGAACTGATTCAGCCTACTTATCATCAGTGGCTAAGCACTGCTGCTTTACTGGAACAGTGCAatagattttaaataaaagcaaaaaacaatCACCTAGTGCTATTTGGTTGGGTGTGGTAAAACCTACAGAAGctacaaaagggaaaataaagcacacaaaaaaatataaaaattaatttaaaaaaatgacacaaacCGCTTGCATTTTCAATTCGAGATGTTTTCAGcaagattggttttgttttttcgcttttttttaataaaagctaaaaagcaTTGCTGAACAGGAAGAACACATTGCCTGGAAGAGCCCTGTCATGCAAGCAATTCCACTGAGATTTAAAGTTTCCAGGCTTGGGGAGAGAAGGAATGCAATGTGAACTAGATTCCTTTCCAAAGACCAGCTCAGGGCTTAAGATTTGCCTAAGGGAGACTTAAATGTCACCTCGACCTGTTCTGATCTCTGCACACTCTGCATGAAACCCACTAAAAGCAGAACACTATCCTGCGCACAGAATGACTACAGATAGCATGACAAAGGATGACCAGATGCAGCAATGCTAACGACCATCAGTACAAATTACTTATGGAAATAAGGGCAGATCCAACCCACTGTCTCTCCCCTAACGCTTCACATGCCAATGTCCCCAGTAGTCTAAGGGATGGAGAGGTCAGACGGACATCGCTGCGGCCACCCGGAACACGGGGACTCTTACCATCTCAAAAAGAACAGCTGCAGTCACTGCCATCCAGTGTAACTTGATTTCAAAGGCAGCATTGAGGGAGAAATTGCCGTGGTAATAACAACTGCACCACTCCAAACGGTCAGTGCGGTTATTCACATCCACATCCAGCGTCACTGTCCGTTGCTCAGGCACTGTGGCAGCTACGCAGCCAAGGAATAGGGGtatatttaaaagatgcgttaAAGAGAGGGTGAGAGACAGGatgaagagaacagaaggaacAAGGCAAGCTATTTGAAATGAATttgtcctccctctcctccccaaataTTTTTTGGGCTAGCGGAATAGTCCCAGAATGCTGCTCATCCAGatcacaaaagacaaaaaacttAAGTATTATCCATATCAGGGGTCGGTGTCACAGAATTACCTCCCCAAGCAGTCAAAAGACATGTCAGCCGCAATAATGAGACAGAACCAAGAGTCAAGCAGCTAATCAATAAGCGACTGGTGCCATAATTAAATATGGCTAGACAACATCAGCTCCTTCATACCAAGACATTCCAAATTGGTTTCAGTATTTCTGTATGCCCTCACCAGAAATCACTCTCACACAGCGCAGGAGCATTCCAGGACTTTCCACAGCTAAAGGAGATCAGAAGTTAAACTTCTTCTTTCTTTAACCCCATATCAATATCCCACATTACTGCACTGCTAAAACGGCACACCCAACACTTTGTGTAAAAGCACGCGAAGTCAGCCAAGGCTCATGCAGCAGCATTAGGATCACTGCAATACCTTCGACTGCTTTGCAATAAGTGCTG from Rissa tridactyla isolate bRisTri1 chromosome 13, bRisTri1.patW.cur.20221130, whole genome shotgun sequence encodes:
- the ANHX gene encoding anomalous homeobox protein codes for the protein MSACSKAKMPALKKGFQQEMRMKRFMAMLNRNKNKDPPPTKLLELAGQLCQDLQGSSSLEKLVGAVMGCKHKMYFLTNVHIVRACVFVHIHNGQHDAACRLLECCKAEEKEELVQLWHEIHYRRVMEKHHTDFLTPLQKFRCRKRNPPPISLCPEGLKNRNYSEEVRQQLHRFAAEVTTNPNKKQREGLARDMNLQPTQVYNWFANYRRRQKSCLPRKEKLNNLCPERALTCHAKEQQDKGSYTPQTADGSCVGTVSEQMEITLMPCEPGWEQSAADLDKPPQGTYLKMLESSFMQSSALYEARTSKPLLTTHNMEQPVAFCTEAVLEPGTCFNAAVLQPREAAGSTDASSQLDNFVLCSCGCFTFPDEWLPTWQPPCSTRGVSGSVWTSSIEGLRNRKCCDCHSPSLWGTWSKERRNSWVRVPVRVCLASLSAHLFLHPAWKKARPWDKARSRRIRLVTQ